A genomic region of Metopolophium dirhodum isolate CAU chromosome 1, ASM1992520v1, whole genome shotgun sequence contains the following coding sequences:
- the LOC132934128 gene encoding uncharacterized protein LOC132934128 produces MKAIYSVVFYTSLAIALSSPNVSTFCGNDEQIEDLRTALITQESIYTALTTLSAIPITGATLAFAQVMMSSRFALRLQEGFDEMESSLNKDHRDYKQCSEILEMSVTATAVMKSISFGFSLTSMIPGVGLALLIPRLFTSISAMAIIRERLAVWQNAGCQYATTRDCNI; encoded by the coding sequence atgaaagcaATATATTCTGTCGTTTTTTACACATCGTTAGCAATTGCATTATCTTCACCCAATGTTTCCACGTTCTGTGGAAACGATGAACAGATCGAAGATTTAAGAACGGCGTTAATAACACAGGAATCCATTTACACAGCATTAACAACACTGAGCGCAATACCGATAACCGGTGCGACGTTAGCGTTTGCGCAAGTGATGATGTCAAGCCGGTTTGCTTTGCGTTTGCAAGAAGGATTTGATGAAATGGAAAGTTCGTTAAATAAGGATCACAGAGACTACAAACAGTGTTCAGAAATCTTGGAAATGTCAGTAACAGCAACCGCAGTCATGAAATCAATTAGTTTTGGATTCTCTCTGACATCAATGATACCGGGTGTCGGTTTGGCATTATTAATTCCGAGGTTATTTACATCGATATCTGCTATGGCAATTATAAGAGAAAGATTAGCAGTTTGGCAAAATG